The Tolypothrix sp. NIES-4075 DNA window AACTGGTTTAATTCTTGATTAATTAACTTGCCATTCACTGTTCCCATAAATAGCTCCTTTCTTTTTTTGTTTATTCCAACATCATGCATTCATGAATCAAAGACATTAGAACTACCAATACGGTGATAATTTTGGCTAGTATCATGTTGGTCAAATTTATCAAATACCTCAGTTAAATCCACTACGCTATTAGCCGAATTTTTTAACTCACTTCCTAAAGATTGTTCGACTGAAGCTACCTCAACTCGGATTCCTCGTCTTCTGAGTTTTTCTGCTAAATAGGCAAAATCCGAATCTCCCGTTACCAAAACCACAATATCTGGTTTAATTTCTAAAGCTAACTCAATTGCATCTATTGCCATGACAACATCAACATTATTCTCGTAATCGTCTCCTTTAGCTTTACCTTCTTTTGCCACAACTAAAAAACCATTACTCTTTGCCCAGTAGACAAATCTTTCTTTGCTTTTTCGCTGTTCTTCAAATCTTTCTTTTGCCGGAGGTAGACCGAGATAAATTACCATCTCAATTAACTCTCTTCCTTCTTTCGGGTCGGCTAAATAATCCCGCACTTTATGCCAATTTATTTTGCGATTAAAACTTTGTGCTGCCATAAAAGCGTTATCGCCATCTGCTATAATTATGACTCGATGAAGATTTGCCATACCCTTTCACCATTTCTCTTGGGTTTGTTTTCTTGTTTCTAATTAAAACTTATGGGTGGAATATGCTTTTTCCATCAGCCAGATCCCTGACTAAAGAAGCACTCTTAGCAAAAGCGATCTTGCAGTTCTTGAATTTAGGACTTCCCAGCAATCAAGAGTTTAAAGCATCATTGTTTATTCTTAAAGAAAAAATACTCCCAATCGAGCGTCAAGTGCTACTCCTAAATGGGGATCTTGTTGGTCACAACTGGAAATATCGTTTTCCACCTACTCGCTAAATTAAATACATCGAAGTAAAGATTAGTGAGTAGTAGCAATGAAATTTACTCAAGCGTTTCCAATCATAATGTTTGCATCGACGGCGTGCATCTTAACTGGTACTATTAGCAAACAACCTTTAGTGCGAGTACTGGGTGAAATAGCTGTGTTAGGGGCTATTTATAGAAAAACAACAGTTAAGCAGCACCACTTAGATGCGAATAAGCAGAAGCAATTAAGCCTATTAAGTAAAGAGAATACTTGCTTACAAGCCAAACTCACTGATACACAGTATGAATTAAATAAGTTGGAGAAAAAAATTAAAGTTCAACATACCTGTCAACGTCTTTATCTTTCTAAAATTGATAAATTACAGCATCAACAAAAAGTCATTGCCGTAAATCTCGCTCAATTGCAAGAGAAGTTAGATAATAAAACTGCTACTAAATCTGAAAATAATCAAAAAAATTCTCAAAAATCATCTGTTAAATTACTTCCCAATACTCAAACATCGGTAACTCGTGTTTATATTGACGGTAATAATTTCAGTTTTGCTCTCGAACGCTTGCAAATTGAGGTTGACTATAATGCTCTGCGGGTAGAACTTTCTCAAAATGTAACTGCTACCACTTTTAAATATTATACCGGTGTTCATTCACCTATGACTGATGGACAAAAGCGATTTGTAAGTTATTTAGAAGGTTTGCGTTATGAAGTAATTAAACTTCCGATTTTACCTCGACTTGATAGCAATACTGTCAAAACTGTTGGTGATGATGTAAAAATTGCTGTTGATATGTTGAAAGAAGTCAAACAGCAAGATAGAGTCATTCTTGTGAGTGGTGATGGTGATTTTGTTCCTGCCATTACTGAAATTCAACGACGTGGTGTAGAGGTAACTATTATTGCGAAGAAGGGTATGTTAAGTCAACAGCTTTCGGAAATAGCTGATGATGTGATTTTTTTAGATGATATACAATATAAAGTCGCTAAGTATACAAAGTTGAATATAGCTTGAGTAATTTTTAGCGATGTTGTTAGTAATAATAAAGCCCTGATTCAAGGGCTTATTTTTTTGTAAACATTATTCACTTTCCCCCTAACTTCAAGTTAGGATAAATCTCCGAACAAAAGTGCATCTATAACAATGCCAAAACCCGCAGATACAAGTACGAAAAAGCTAATTAGTCTTGCACCGGATAATTGGATAAGATGGGTGACAAATATTCCCAATATTCGAGCAGGTGAAATTTTATCGGGGGAATTTCAATGGATCAGCCGAGAAAGTGATGTATTAATCCGCGCAACCAGTCCCGAATATGGAGAATTTCTGATTTTAAATGAACTACAATTACGCTACAGTTCTAAAATGCCTCGTCGAATGCGTTCCTATGCAGCACTTGCAGAAGAAAAATACGAATTACCAACTTACCCCGTGCTAATTAATATTTTGCAAACAACTGATGTGGAAATACCGACAAACTTCACATCAAATCTTGCCGGGTTAAGGGCAACTCAAGATTACCGCGTCATTAATTTATGGGAAGTTGATGTTAGCATCCCGTTTCAACAACCTTTGCCATCATTACTTCCCTTTGTGCCAATTCTCAAAGGAGGAAATGATGAGTCTATAATTAGGGAAGCACTGCAAGTTTTGCGTCGGGATGAACAGTTAAATCAACTGGAGACGGTTTTGGCATTTTTTGCTACTTTTGTATTAGAAAGTGCTTTAGTTCAAGACATCATGAGGTGGGATATGGGAGTTTTACACGAGTCACCCTGGTATCAACAAATATTACGTGAAGGAGAAGCACGCGGAGAAGTGCAGGGAATAATATCGAGTATACGAACAAGTTTAGAAGCCAAGTTTGGTAATGAGGGATTAGAATTAATGCCACAAATTTCTCAATTTTCTGATTTGCAGCGATTGCAAGCAATTTTACGTAGTGTAGTTTTAGCGAATACTGTTGAGCAAATACTGCAAGTTTTGTAATTATTTTTGAGAAATTATTACTAATTTTAAAATTAAAGCCCTCTATAAATTTGAGGGCTTATTTTTATGTTTTAACTAATCCGAATTAACCCAATCGGTGGGGTCGGGCAACTCC harbors:
- a CDS encoding LabA-like NYN domain-containing protein, with the protein product MANLHRVIIIADGDNAFMAAQSFNRKINWHKVRDYLADPKEGRELIEMVIYLGLPPAKERFEEQRKSKERFVYWAKSNGFLVVAKEGKAKGDDYENNVDVVMAIDAIELALEIKPDIVVLVTGDSDFAYLAEKLRRRGIRVEVASVEQSLGSELKNSANSVVDLTEVFDKFDQHDTSQNYHRIGSSNVFDS
- a CDS encoding LabA-like NYN domain-containing protein produces the protein MKFTQAFPIIMFASTACILTGTISKQPLVRVLGEIAVLGAIYRKTTVKQHHLDANKQKQLSLLSKENTCLQAKLTDTQYELNKLEKKIKVQHTCQRLYLSKIDKLQHQQKVIAVNLAQLQEKLDNKTATKSENNQKNSQKSSVKLLPNTQTSVTRVYIDGNNFSFALERLQIEVDYNALRVELSQNVTATTFKYYTGVHSPMTDGQKRFVSYLEGLRYEVIKLPILPRLDSNTVKTVGDDVKIAVDMLKEVKQQDRVILVSGDGDFVPAITEIQRRGVEVTIIAKKGMLSQQLSEIADDVIFLDDIQYKVAKYTKLNIA
- a CDS encoding transposase, producing MPKPADTSTKKLISLAPDNWIRWVTNIPNIRAGEILSGEFQWISRESDVLIRATSPEYGEFLILNELQLRYSSKMPRRMRSYAALAEEKYELPTYPVLINILQTTDVEIPTNFTSNLAGLRATQDYRVINLWEVDVSIPFQQPLPSLLPFVPILKGGNDESIIREALQVLRRDEQLNQLETVLAFFATFVLESALVQDIMRWDMGVLHESPWYQQILREGEARGEVQGIISSIRTSLEAKFGNEGLELMPQISQFSDLQRLQAILRSVVLANTVEQILQVL